The genomic window AACCCATTGTCCAAATCGCGATTTGCGAAACCAAGTTTCCCATTGCAGGGCTGCGGGAAGGAAGGCGGTTCGAAATCTCTAGGGAAGCACCGGCCGAGGTGCTGGAGATGTTGCAAGGGAACGGCTTTTATGCGCGGATCCGGCTTTTGGGGGTTCCCAGGCCGCTCTGGAAGAGCGACAGCAAAGAGGCTCGAGCGGCCTCCACCGCAAAAAACCGGGGCGAGGTTTCGCCCGCCGAGGAGGCAGACCGGGAGAGGAGGGGGGAAAGCCATCGAGGAAAAGCGGAAGCCGTTTCCGCAGGTCCCCCGATGCTTCTCCATTTCGCCGACATCGCCCGCGTATGGACGCAACGGGGGACCCGTCCAGCCCGGACATGGGTTTATGGACGGTTCTTCGTCGATACCGACGCGCAAAACGGCCTCTTTATCGCGCATGAAGCGGGCTTGCCGACACGCAGGGTGGTCGAAGGATTGCTCGCGAGTGCGGCGATCTTTCCTTTCGGCGAGCGGTTCGATACCGCCATCTTCTCGTCGCATCTCCCGGGATTTCGGCCAAAACGGAAGGCCGTGATCGAAATCGAGAAGGAGCATCCGGCTCTCGTGAGGGAGATCGTTCCGGCCGGAGGGTTGCTGGTGCGGCTCGATCTGGAGGAGGAGCCGGAGGTCGAAAGTTCCGGGGGGGGCCACGGCGCCAGAGATTTCTTTTCTCCCGTGGTACGGCTCTTTTCCCCGTAAGTTAACCTTTCCCCCGCTGGCGTCGGTTATCGGGGCGGGGTGGTCCACCGGATTGCGAGATAGTCGCAATGGGACAAAAGGCCGATCAGCCCAATCGAGTTGGCTTCGGCATGGGTCTCCGCCTGGGTCCAGAGGATCGCATCGGCTCCGTGCTCCCGGGCGACCTCGACCGCCCGGGTGCGCGGAGAGCCCCAGAGCCCTCCAGTGGCACGGATGCTGCCGATGATGACGTAAGGCCGGCCGGGGGGAGTGGCGTAGCGGCGCATGTTCCAGACCATCGAATACTCTCCCGTTCCGAGCGGGCCATGTGAGTAGGGTGGGTTTGCGGGAACCCACTGGGTCAGGATCGCATGCGAGGGGATCGCGGAGAGGATCAGCAGGAAGAGGGCAAATGGGATTCGGTTCATCCGAGCCAGCTCCCCATAGAATATGGCTCCAAGGATAGGGGTCAACGCTCAAGCGCAACCGCGGCATCCCGCATCAGCGGTGGAGCGGGCGGCTGGAGCGTCTTGCTCGACGGCCCGGTCACTCGAGTCCTCCGCGTGTCACTCCCGGAGGCAGTTGCCAGCGATCCGCGGCTCGATCACGGCCGCGCTGCGACATTTCCCATTGATGTCCTTCATGGTCCAACACGCGGTAGATTCGACCGCCCCAAAATCCATCTTCGGGTTCAGAGACGATGCGCGCGCCTTCTGCCTTCGCGTGCGCAAAATGCTGGTCGACGTCTGCGACATACACCTTCACCACCAAACCCGGAGTTTCTGGTGTTTGGCGCCAGGCGATGTCCGGAGTCGCAATGGCGAAGAGGCTCTTCCCCACCTCGAACCAGCTCATACCCCCGCCCAGCCAATTCAGGCGGGCCTCGGTACGCTCGCGAAAACCGAAGACCCGTTGCAGCCATTCGATGGCGCGAGGTAGGTCGGAATAAGTGATCGTAGGAACGATGTCGGGCGCATCCCACATCTGCCTTGTTGCCATTTGTGTCTCCCCTGCTTAGCGTGGCCCCCCAGCAGCAAAAGCAATGCTCGGGACCATGCCCGACGGAAACCCCGTGGCAAGGCTTTGATGCGCTCTCCAGAGGGTCCCGTCAAAGACCGACGGCACGGGCGGCGTGGTTGATCCCTTCGCTGATCATCGGGTGCGGGAAGGCCATGTAGCTGAGGGTCCCTGCGGTCGTGCCCGCGCGGACGGCGAGGGCCAAGGGGGCGATCAGCTGCGCGGCTTCGATCCCGGCGATCTGCGCACCAATCAGACGTCCGGTCTTCTTTTCGAAGACCAGCTCGATCAAGCCGTCCTCGTCAAAGATCTGGGCCCGCGAGTCCGTTCGGTACGAGTAGGTCGATGCGACGGTCGGCACATTCTCTTGGGCGGCCTCGGCCTCGGTCTGCCCCACCCAGGCGACCTCGGGCTCGGTGAAGACGGTGAAGGGGACCGACTGGAAGTCCACCGTCTTGTTGCCCCGCCCTTCGCTCAGGATGTCGTCGGCGACAACGAGGCTCTGGTAGACCGCGGAGTGAAAGAGCATGCTCCGTCCGTTGATATCGCCGGGAGCATAGATCTGTGGCTGCATCGTGCGCAGCCGGTCATCCACCGCAATCGTTCCCTTGGGCGGAAAGCCGAGCATCGGGAGTCCTTCGGGAAGGACGGGTTCGCGTCCCGTTGCCATCAGGACGCAGTCGGCCTCGATCGACTTTGCCTCTCCCGCCTGCTCGTAATGGACGAGCCGATCGCCCGCCACTCCCCGCTCGATCGCCGTCACCCTCGCATCGAGGAGGATGCGGAGTCGCGGGGCGAGAGCCGAGTGGAGGAAGCGGGCGATTTTGGGATCGACCCCGGGGAGGATCTGCCCTGTGACCTCGAGTACCGTAGCTTCGGCGCCGAGATTCTGGAGCATCGACGCCGTTTCGAGGCCGATGTAGCCCCCTCCGATCGCCACCAGCCGGCGAGGGAAGGGGAGATCGGCGCCGAGCCGGAAAAAGTCGTGGGAGGTGTGCGCGAGCTCGGCACCCGGGATCGGCAGGATACGGGGCCGAGAGCCCGTCGCAACGATCAGGTGCTTGGCATGGTAGCGGTAGAGTTCCCCGCCCTCGGTAGTCACCTCGACCGTCCGCTCGTCGACGATGCGTCCCCTTCCCTTGTGGAAAACGACCGAAGACTCCTCGATCTGCGCGCGGTGTTGGGCGTAACGGAGCGCTTGAACCCGGTCCTTGTGGGCGAGAACGGCGCGCCAGTCGACATCCGGCTTCGTTCCTCGCAGGCCGAAGAGGGGA from Methylacidimicrobium sp. B4 includes these protein-coding regions:
- a CDS encoding dihydrolipoyl dehydrogenase; the protein is MVTESNIDVMILGAGGGGYPAAFRLARNGKSVVMADPIGNLGGDCLAEGCVPSKAVREASLARTWPDKYPLFGLRGTKPDVDWRAVLAHKDRVQALRYAQHRAQIEESSVVFHKGRGRIVDERTVEVTTEGGELYRYHAKHLIVATGSRPRILPIPGAELAHTSHDFFRLGADLPFPRRLVAIGGGYIGLETASMLQNLGAEATVLEVTGQILPGVDPKIARFLHSALAPRLRILLDARVTAIERGVAGDRLVHYEQAGEAKSIEADCVLMATGREPVLPEGLPMLGFPPKGTIAVDDRLRTMQPQIYAPGDINGRSMLFHSAVYQSLVVADDILSEGRGNKTVDFQSVPFTVFTEPEVAWVGQTEAEAAQENVPTVASTYSYRTDSRAQIFDEDGLIELVFEKKTGRLIGAQIAGIEAAQLIAPLALAVRAGTTAGTLSYMAFPHPMISEGINHAARAVGL
- a CDS encoding glyoxalase/bleomycin resistance/extradiol dioxygenase family protein, with amino-acid sequence MATRQMWDAPDIVPTITYSDLPRAIEWLQRVFGFRERTEARLNWLGGGMSWFEVGKSLFAIATPDIAWRQTPETPGLVVKVYVADVDQHFAHAKAEGARIVSEPEDGFWGGRIYRVLDHEGHQWEMSQRGRDRAADRWQLPPGVTRGGLE